A region of the Kineococcus endophyticus genome:
GGCCGTCTGCCGGTCGGCCGCGGCGCTCTGCGTCGGCGCGTCGGTCGCGGTGACCCTGCGCGTCAACGAACCCGTCAACGCCCTGGTGCGGCAGTGGCGGCCCTTCGACGACCCCGCGCCGGGCTGGGCAGCCGCGCGCGCCCGCTGGGAGCGCAGCCACCGGGTCCGCCGCGTGCTGGCCGCCGCCGCCGGCGTCGCGGCCGTGGCCGCCCGGCGCGCATGACCGCGGACGGACGGGTGGACCTCTACCGGCTCATGACGGACGTGGTCGTCGGCCCCCTGTGCCGCGCGCTGTACCGGCCCCGGGTGGTCGGTCTGGAGAACGTCCCCGCGTCGGGCCCGGCCCTCCTGGCGGCCAACCACCTGTCGATGATGGACCCGGTCCTCCTGCCGGTCGTCCTGCCCCGCCGGATCTCCTTCGTGGCCCGCGCGGACCTCTTCACGGGCCGCGGCCTGCGCGGCCGCGCCGTCAGCTGGTTCGTCCGGGGTGTGGGCATGGTCCCGGTGGACCGCGCCGGTGGCCGCGCCTCGCAGGCGGGCATCGACGCCGCGGTCGAGGCGCTCGCGCAGGGCCGCTGCTTCGGCATCTTCCCCGAGGGCACCCGCTCCCCCGACGGCCGTCTGCACCGGGGCCGCACCGGGGTGGCCCGCATCGCCCTGGCCTCCGGTCAGCCGGTCGTCCCGGTGGCTCTCGTGGGGACGGACCTGCTGTTCCGGCGCACGCGGCTGCCGCGCCTGCGCCGCGTCGGAGTCGTGTTCGGGGAGCCACTGGACTTCTCGCACCACCGCGGCCGCAGCACGGACCCGGAGGTGCTGCGGGCCATCACGGACGAGGTGCAGGCGGCCGTGGCCCGGCTCTCCGGGCAGGAGTACGTCGACGTCCACGCCGGGCAGACGACCGCACGGCCGGCGGCCCGGGGGTGACCTCCCTGCCGCCGCGCCTGGTCCCGGGCGACCGGGTCGTCGTCCTGTCCCCCAGCAGCTGGCCCGAGGAACGTCGCCACCTCGACGACCTGCTGACGGTCCTTGAGTCGTGGGGCCTGCGCCCCGAGCTGAGCGCGCACGCGGAGGACCGTCGCGGGTACATGGCGGGCACCGTCGCCGACCGCCTGGCGGACCTCCACGACGCGCTGCGGGACCCCGGGGTCCGTGCGCTCGTCGCCTCGCGCGGTGGCTGCGGAGCACTCCGCCTCGTGAACGGGGTCGACCGGGAGCTCCTGGCGGGGGACCCGAAACCGCTCGTCGGGTACAGCGACATCACTGCGCTGCACCAGGTCTGGCGCCGTGCCGGTGTCCCGGTCGTCCACGGCGCCGCGCACGGCGAGCACGCGGACCTCGTGCGCGACCAGCTCCTGGGGGCGGCGACCACGACGGTGCACTCCGACCCCACCGCCCTCTCCGCCGACCTCACGACGACGGGCACCGCGAGCGGCGACCTGGTCGGCGGCAACCTCGAACTGCTCGCCCGCACGGTGGGCGTCACGGACGTCTCCTGGGACGGCTGCCTCCTGCTGGTGGAGGCGAACCGCGCCGCCGGGCTGGGCATGGTCGACCGGGCCCTCACCCAGCTGCGCCTGTCCGGAGCCCTCGACGGGGTCGCCGGCGTCGTCCTCGGCAGCTTCGAGGAGTTCACCGGGTTCACCGACCGCGGGTGGACGGTGCTGGACACCCTGCACGACCTGCTCGACGACCTGGGCGTCCCCCTCCTCGGCGGGATCCCGACCGGGCACCTCGACGACCCCGTGCCGGTGCCCCTGGGGGTGCCGGCCGTCCTGGACGCCGACGCGGGCCGGCTCGTGGTGCAGCCCCTCGTCCGGTGACCGGCGTCTACGGTGGAGCGGTGCCGACCCCTCCCCCGACCAGCCGCGCGACGGTCGCGGCCGCCGCCGACGTCGCCGCGCGCTGGATGGCGTTCCGCCGCGAACGGTTGCAGGTCCCCGGAGTCCAGTTCGCCGTGCGGTTCGACGGGGACCTCGTGCACTCCAGCGCCCACGGCTGGGCCGACGTCGAGCACGGGGTGCCCCTGCGGACCGAGCACGTCTTCCGCGTCGCGTCCCACTCCAAGACGTTCACCGCCGTGGCGGTGCTGGCGCTCGCCGACGAGGAGCGCCTGCGGCTGGACGACACCCTGGCCCAGCACCTCCCGTGGGTGGCGGCAGCCGACGCCGAACTGGGCCGGGCGACGCTGCGGGAACTGCTCGGCCACGCCGCGGGCGTCACGCGCGACGGGGTGGACGGCGACTTCTGGCAGCTGGAGGGTGAGTTCCTCGACGCCGACGGGTTGCGGGGTGCGGTCGAGCGCGGCGGTTCCCTGATCCCCCGGTCCTCGCGGTTCAAGTACTCCAACATCGGGTACTCGCTGCTCGGCCTCGTCGTCGAGGCCGTCACCGGGACGTCCTACCGGGACCACCTGGCGACGCTGACGTCCCCACTCGCCCTGTCCCGCACCACGTCCGACCTGCCCGCCGCCGGTGAGCTCGCGACGGGGTACTCGGCCGCGGCGACCGGACCGCGCCGACGGTTGCGCCAGCCGTCGACCGCGGACATGGCGGCCGCGACGGGCTTCTGCTCCACCGCCGAGGACCTCACCGCCTGGTTCACCAGCCACGTCCCCGGCCGGCCCGGTCCCTTGTCGGAACACTCCCGGCGACTGGCGCTGCGCGCGGAGTGGACGGCCGACGAGGACGTGACCTACGGGCTGGGGTTCATCGGTCAGCCCTGCGGGGAGCGGCGGCTCGTCGGTCACTCCGGGGGTTTCCCGGGCCACATCACCAAGAGCGTCGTCGACCCCGCCGACGGCCTCGCCGTCACCGTCCTGACGAACTGCATCGACGGCCCGGCGACCGAGTTCGCCCTCGGGGCCGTCAAGCTCGTCGACCTGCTGCGCAAGCACTGGTCGCAGGAGGAACCGGCCGCTGACCCCGCACCGTTCTGCGGTCGGTGGGCGAACCTGTGGGGAGTCGTCGACGTCGTCCGGGCGGGGAACCGCCTGCTGGCGCTGAGCACCGACGCGACCGATCCGACGTCCTCCGCCACGGCCCTCGAAGTCGTCGACGCCGACTCCCTGCGCGTGAGCCACGACGGCGGGTTCGGCTGCTACGCCGAGACGTGGACCCGCGGGCGGCACGCGGACGGGACCCCGACGCTGCGAGGGTCCAGCGGCGTGACGATGGTGCCGCTGGACCGCTTCGCGCCGTGAGCCTCAGGAGTCCAGCGACGCCTCGAGCGTGATCTCCACCCCCGTCAGCGCCTTGGAGACGGGGCACGTCTCCTTGGCGGCCTGGGCGGTCTTGGCGAAGGTGTCGGCGTCGATCCCGCTGACCTCACCGGTCACCTTCAGGGCGATGCCCGTGAGCTTGAACCCGCCCGCGGAGTCCGGCCCGAGGGAGACGTCGGCGACGACCTCGAGGTTCTCCGGCGTCCCGCCGGCCTCGGCCAGCAGCGCCGAGAACTGCATCGCGTAGCAGGAGGAGTGCGCGGCCGCGATGAGCTCCTCGGGGCTCGTCGTGCCGCCGGCGTCGTCCGCGGCCCGCTTGGGGAACGAGACGTCGTAGGTGCCGACCTTGGAGCTGGACAGCTCGACCTGGCCCGAGCCCTGCTCCAGGGTGCCGGTCCAAGCGGTGCGTGCGGTGCGGGTGGGCATGCGTCCTCCACGGTCTGGATGGTTGTTGCGGACTCATCCTCGCCACCCCCGGCCCCCGCCGCCACCGGACGGGAACGCCGGAGGGGGCGGTGAGCCGAAGCTCACCGCCCCCTCCGGGTCAGTCGGTCAGTCGCGCGGGGCGCTCTCGCGGCGCGGGCCGCGGGAGCCCTCACCGCCGTCGCGGCGCGGGCCGCGGAAGCCCCCGTCACGACGGGGACCACCGCGGAAGCCGTCACGACGCGGGCCACCGCGACGCGGGCCACGGCCCTCGCGGTTCTCGGTCGTGCGACGCGGCTTGATCACGACGGGCTCACCGGACTCGGCGACCTCGCGGACCGTGTCGTCACCGGCCAGGACGTTCTCCACGGCGTTGGCGCTGACACCGGCGTCGCGGTGCAGCCAGCCGTAGCGGCGGACCTGGTCGGGCAGAGCGATCGCGAGGACCGTGCCCTTGGCGCCGGCGCGGGCCGTGCGGCCCGAGCGGTGCAGGTAGTCCTTGTGGTCGTTCGGCGGGTCGACGTGCACGACCAGGTCGACGTCGTCGACGTGGATGCCGCGCGCCGCGACGTCGGTGGCCACCAGGACGCGGGTCTCCCCGGCCGAGAAGGCGTCGATCGCCTTGGAACGCTGCGACTGGCGCAGGTCACCGTGGATCGCCTCGGCGGGGGCGCCCGCCTCGCGCAGCTGGTCGGCCAGGCGCTGGGCGCCGAGCTTGGTGCGCACGAAGAAGATCGAGCGCGCCGGACGCTGGCTGATCTCGGTGAGGATCGAGAGCTTGTCGTGCGGGCGCACGGCGAACACGCGGTGCTCCATGTGCCCGACGTCCTCGGGGTCGGCCGGGACGGCGTGGAAGGCCGGGTCCGTGAGGAAGTCCGTCACGAGGGCCTCGACACCGCGGTCCAGCGTGGCCGAGAAGAACATCCGCTGACCGCCCTGCTTGGTGCCCTCGATGATCGAGCGCACGTTGGGCAGGAAGCCCAGGTCGGCCATGTGGTCGGCCTCGTCGAGGACGGCCACGTCGACCTCGGCCAGCGAGACGGCGTCGCGCTCGATGAGGTCCACGAGGCGACCGGGGGTCGCGATGAGGACGTCGATCCCGCGCTGGAGCGCCGCGATCTGGCGGCCGTACGGGACACCGCCGACGACCACGGACAGCCGCAGGTCGAGGGAGTCACCGAGGGGGCGCAGCGCGTCGGCCACCTGCATGGCGAGCTCGCGGGTCGGCACGAGGACCAGACCGCGGGGGGCGCCGGTGATGCGGGCGCGCTTCTGCTGGGCCAGGCGGGCCAGCATCGGCAGGCCGAAGCCCAGCGTCTTGCCGGACCCGGTGCGGGCGCGGCCGAGGATGTCGCGGCCGGCGATGCCGTCGGGCAGCACGCGCTGCTGGATGGCGAACGGCGCGGTCATCCCGCGACGCTCGAGGGCCGCGACGAGCTCGTCGGGCAGGCCGAGCTCGGAGAAGGTCGCGTCGACGACCTCGATGCCCTCGGCCGCGGTGAGCGCCTGCTCGGTCGCGGACGGGGCGAAGGAGCGGGGGCTGCGCGGCGGGCCGTTGCGACGGGCACCACCGAAGCGGCCGCCGCCGGAACCGCCGCTGCGGCCCTGGTAGCCGCCCCCGTTGCCGCCGCTGCGGCCCTGGTAGCCACCGGAGGACCGGGGACGCTCGTCGCGGGAGTAGCCGCCACCGCCGCGGGGGCGGTCGTCACGGTCGAAGGAGCGCTCACCGCGGTCGGACCGCTCGTAGCGGTCGGTGTAGGCGCGGGAATCGCGGCGCTGGTAACCACCCTCGTCGTTGCGGGGGCGGGAGGAACGGTACGAACGGTCGTCGTACTGGGGCATGGGGTACTGAACTCCACGTGGGGCTCGTCGGCCGCACGGCGGTCCGCCCCCAGGACACGCGAAAGCGCACTGATGCTGAGGGATGAGACTCAAGCGACCTCGCGGGCGGCTCGCCCGCTGAGTGGACGGCATCGACACCGTCGCCTCAAGGGTAACAGGCCTCGGC
Encoded here:
- a CDS encoding S66 peptidase family protein; the encoded protein is MTSLPPRLVPGDRVVVLSPSSWPEERRHLDDLLTVLESWGLRPELSAHAEDRRGYMAGTVADRLADLHDALRDPGVRALVASRGGCGALRLVNGVDRELLAGDPKPLVGYSDITALHQVWRRAGVPVVHGAAHGEHADLVRDQLLGAATTTVHSDPTALSADLTTTGTASGDLVGGNLELLARTVGVTDVSWDGCLLLVEANRAAGLGMVDRALTQLRLSGALDGVAGVVLGSFEEFTGFTDRGWTVLDTLHDLLDDLGVPLLGGIPTGHLDDPVPVPLGVPAVLDADAGRLVVQPLVR
- a CDS encoding OsmC family peroxiredoxin, whose amino-acid sequence is MPTRTARTAWTGTLEQGSGQVELSSSKVGTYDVSFPKRAADDAGGTTSPEELIAAAHSSCYAMQFSALLAEAGGTPENLEVVADVSLGPDSAGGFKLTGIALKVTGEVSGIDADTFAKTAQAAKETCPVSKALTGVEITLEASLDS
- a CDS encoding lysophospholipid acyltransferase family protein; the protein is MTADGRVDLYRLMTDVVVGPLCRALYRPRVVGLENVPASGPALLAANHLSMMDPVLLPVVLPRRISFVARADLFTGRGLRGRAVSWFVRGVGMVPVDRAGGRASQAGIDAAVEALAQGRCFGIFPEGTRSPDGRLHRGRTGVARIALASGQPVVPVALVGTDLLFRRTRLPRLRRVGVVFGEPLDFSHHRGRSTDPEVLRAITDEVQAAVARLSGQEYVDVHAGQTTARPAARG
- a CDS encoding serine hydrolase domain-containing protein; the encoded protein is MPTPPPTSRATVAAAADVAARWMAFRRERLQVPGVQFAVRFDGDLVHSSAHGWADVEHGVPLRTEHVFRVASHSKTFTAVAVLALADEERLRLDDTLAQHLPWVAAADAELGRATLRELLGHAAGVTRDGVDGDFWQLEGEFLDADGLRGAVERGGSLIPRSSRFKYSNIGYSLLGLVVEAVTGTSYRDHLATLTSPLALSRTTSDLPAAGELATGYSAAATGPRRRLRQPSTADMAAATGFCSTAEDLTAWFTSHVPGRPGPLSEHSRRLALRAEWTADEDVTYGLGFIGQPCGERRLVGHSGGFPGHITKSVVDPADGLAVTVLTNCIDGPATEFALGAVKLVDLLRKHWSQEEPAADPAPFCGRWANLWGVVDVVRAGNRLLALSTDATDPTSSATALEVVDADSLRVSHDGGFGCYAETWTRGRHADGTPTLRGSSGVTMVPLDRFAP
- a CDS encoding DEAD/DEAH box helicase; this encodes MPQYDDRSYRSSRPRNDEGGYQRRDSRAYTDRYERSDRGERSFDRDDRPRGGGGYSRDERPRSSGGYQGRSGGNGGGYQGRSGGSGGGRFGGARRNGPPRSPRSFAPSATEQALTAAEGIEVVDATFSELGLPDELVAALERRGMTAPFAIQQRVLPDGIAGRDILGRARTGSGKTLGFGLPMLARLAQQKRARITGAPRGLVLVPTRELAMQVADALRPLGDSLDLRLSVVVGGVPYGRQIAALQRGIDVLIATPGRLVDLIERDAVSLAEVDVAVLDEADHMADLGFLPNVRSIIEGTKQGGQRMFFSATLDRGVEALVTDFLTDPAFHAVPADPEDVGHMEHRVFAVRPHDKLSILTEISQRPARSIFFVRTKLGAQRLADQLREAGAPAEAIHGDLRQSQRSKAIDAFSAGETRVLVATDVAARGIHVDDVDLVVHVDPPNDHKDYLHRSGRTARAGAKGTVLAIALPDQVRRYGWLHRDAGVSANAVENVLAGDDTVREVAESGEPVVIKPRRTTENREGRGPRRGGPRRDGFRGGPRRDGGFRGPRRDGGEGSRGPRRESAPRD